The proteins below are encoded in one region of Helianthus annuus cultivar XRQ/B chromosome 2, HanXRQr2.0-SUNRISE, whole genome shotgun sequence:
- the LOC110894937 gene encoding uncharacterized protein LOC110894937, which yields MAGDVVYTVEFQKRGLPHAYLCVFMKADHKVPTVEHIDPFISAEIPDKNEDPELYSLVCEIMIHGPCGHANLKCPCMVGNRCSKNFPKKFLEATSVDSDGFPLYRRRDDGHTVVKKGVTLDNRSVVPYNKRLLRRYQAHINVEWCNQAGSIKYLFKYINKGPDRATVAVIDSNRGIEEEIPKDEIKEYYEARNVSACEASWRIFACDVHYRYPSVTRLPFHIPDQQNVVFSGEDDIEDVLNKPQVNSSIFLEWMNMNNSKPEARELTYVEFPSKDACYACGLLDDDNEYIECIKEASFTGNGHYLRSLFGTLLLSNTLSRLEVVWEKTWELLSEDILYNMRKDSGFSGLVVSDERLKNITLSKIENYLIRNGSSLHRFSPMPVPDENSTIYETNSLINEELSWDMDEVRAEFNKLRNSLNDDQRAVYNQIMAVVLHGKGGVFFVYGYGGIGKTFLWITLAAYIRCNGHIVINVASSGIASLLLLRGCTAHSRFHNPINLNEDFVCHIKPNSEIAILLNEAKLIIWDEAPMVHKHAFEALDRTLKDVLSVSDSRNYELPFGGKAIVFGGDFRQILPVVQNGSSTSNIEEIKEFGKWLLEIGEGNVGDSNDGNSSIEIPDDLLITDENDPIQGLIDFVYPSVLERFTDRDYFSERAILAPKNEVVHELNDRLLALFPGEEVEYLSSDSICPIEEINDPLHQDLYNPDVLNSVKVSRLPNHRLVLKLGVPVMLLRNIDQQNGLCNGTRLQITRLGKRVIEAEILSGGNVGSRTYIPRISMIPSDKKIPFKFQRRQFPITVCFAMTINKSQGQSLSRVGLYLKDPVFSHGQLYVALSRVKTKDGVKLLIFDKDGRPTNKTANVVYKEIFGKL from the exons ATGGCCGGAGATG TTGTTTACACCGTCGAATTTCAGAAGCGTGGTCTGCCACATGCGTATTTATGTGTCTTTATGAAAGCTGATCATAAGGTTCCTACTGTTGAACATATCGATCCTTTTATCTCAGCTGAGATTCCTGATAAGAATGAAGATCCTGAATTATATTCTCTGGTGTGTGAGATCATGATTCATGGTCCATGTGGACACGCTAACTTGAAATGTCCATGCATGGTAGGCAACCGTTGTTCTAAGAATTTTCCAAAGAAGTTTTTGGAGGCTACTTCTGTGGATTCAGATGGATTTCCCCTTTATAGGCGAAGAGATGACGGTCACACAGTTGTGAAGAAGGGTGTCACATTGGACAACAGGAGCGTCGTTCCATACAACAAAAGGCTTCTTAGAAGATATCAGGCGCACATTAATGTGGAGTGGTGCAATCAGGCAGGTTCAATTAAGTATTTGTTTAAATACATTAATAAAGGACCAGACAGAGCCACTGTTGCTGTTATAGATTCAAACAGAGGAATTGAGGAGGAGATACCCAAAGACGAAATAAAAGAATATTATGAGGCTAGAAATGTTTCCGCATGTGAAGCCAGCTGGAGAATATTTGCATGTGACGTTCACTATAGATATCCATCTGTTACGAGGTTACCATTTCATATTCCAGACCAGCAAAATGTAGTATTTAGTGGTGAAGATGATATTGAAGATGTCCTAAACAAACCTCAGGTTAATTCTTCGATTTTTCTTGAGTGGATGAACATGAACAATTCCAAACCTGAAGCAAGGGAACTTACTTATGTTGAGTTTCCGTCAAA GGATGCGTGTTATGCATGTGGCCTTTTAGACGATGATAACGAATACATTGAATGTATAAAAGAAGCCAGTTTTACAGGAAATGGTCATTATCTCCGTTCTTTGTTCGGTACACTTTTGCTGTCTAATACGCTTTCAAGGCTAGAAGTTGTTTGGGAGAAGACATGGGAGCTTTTGTCGGAGGACATTTTATACAATATGCGGAAGGATTCTGGCTTTAGTG GATTGGTTGTTTCAGATGAACGTTTAAAGAATATAACGTTGTCTAAAATCGAAAACTATCTTATTCGTAATGGATCCAGCTTGCATAGATTCTCACCAATGCCTGTTCCTGACGAAAATTCCACAATATATGAGACCAACAGTCTGATAAACGAGGAGCTTTCATGGGACATGGATGAAGTTAGGGCTGAGTTCAATAAGCTTCGTAATTCTTTAAATGATGATCAAAGAGCAGTGTATAACCAGATTATGGCTGTTGTTCTACATGGGAAAGGTGGTGTTTTTTTCGTGTACGGTTATGGTGGTATAGGTAAGACATTTCTGTGGATAACCTTAGCTGCTTACATTAGATGCAATGGACATATTGTTATTAATGTGGCTTCAAGTGGGATTGCATCATTGTTGTTGTTACGAGGTTGTACCGCTCATTCAAGATTTCATAATCCAATTAATCTTAATGAAGATTTTGTTTGCCATATTAAGCCTAATTCTGAAATCGCTATTCTTCTAAATGAAGCTAAGTTGATTATTTGGGATGAGGCACCGATGGTACACAAACATGCTTTTGAGGCTCTTGACCGTACATTGAAAGATGTTTTGAGTGTCTCTGATTCACGAAATTATGAACTTCCATTTGGTGGAAAGGCTATTGTCTTTGGTGGTGACTTTAGGCAAATCCTACCGGTTGTACAAAATGGAAGCAG TACCTCAAACATCGAGGAGATAAAAGAATTTGGTAAATGGCTTCTTGAGATCGGCGAAGGTAATGTTGGTGATTCTAATGATGGTAATTCAAGTATTGAAATACCTGATGATCTTTTAATAACCGATGAAAACGATCCAATTCAAGGTTTGATTGACTTTGTATATCCTTCAGTTCTTGAGCGTTTTACAGACCGTGACTACTTTTCTGAGAGAGCTATACTCGCTCCTAAGAATGAAGTTGTTCATGAGCTAAATGATCGTTTGCTGGCATTGTTTCCTGGTGAAGAAGTAGAGTATCTTAGCTCTGATAGTATATGCCCGATTGAGGAAATTAACGATCCATTACATCAAGATTTATATAATCCTGATGTGTTAAACAGTGTGAAGGTTTCAAGATTACCAAATCATAGATTGGTATTAAAATTGGGTGTTCCGGTCATGCTTTTGAGGAATATTGATCAACAAAACGGTCTGTGTAACGGTACACGTCTTCAAATCACACGTCTTGGTAAACGTGTTATCGAGGCTGAGATATTATCGGGAGGTAATGTTGGTTCAAGAACTTACATCCCAAGAATTAGCATGATACCATCGGACAAGAAAATACCCTTCAAGTTTCAACGAAGGCAGTTTCCAATAACTGTATGTTTTGCGATGACTATTAACAAAAGTCAAGGTCAATCTCTATCCAGAGTTGGTCTATACCTGAAAGACCCAGTTTTCTCACATGGTCAGCTTTATGTTGCATTGTCGAGAGTAAAGACCAAAGATGGCGTGAAGCTTTTAATATTTGACAAAGATGGGAGGCCAACAAATAAAACTGCAAATGTTGTTTACAAAGAAATATTCGGGAAATTGTAA